One Deinococcus reticulitermitis genomic region harbors:
- a CDS encoding FAD-binding oxidoreductase, with protein MTTPALAALRARFGDHCSTARPVLEAHGRDESGLDFALPEAVVFAQSEEDVLSALQLAREHGLAVVPFAVGSSLEGQVIPVRGGLSLDLSGMKRIVAIEPGGFQATVQPGVTYPELNRLLRSHGLFFPVDPGAEASLGGMASTNASGTGAVKYGTTRDNVLEMRVALMDGRVIRVGSKARKTSAGYDLKHLFIGAEGTLGVITELTVRLWPRPAELAVLRCTFATIAEAAACAVSVMHAALGPERLELLDEEQLRAVNRHRGTAYPERPTLWIELGASSRAALDGALELCRELCLDAGGQTLHAAFSEAERASIWEARHHAYYALRALYPNHANLSTDLCVPLHRLPDVLAFTRRRCDERGLHASFVGHVGDGNFHVLFHAAPDDHAGWATIHEVYGEMVTAALEAGGTCTGEHGVGLHKRAYLAQERPDSLELMRGIKALLDPEGLLNPGKIL; from the coding sequence ATGACCACCCCCGCGCTCGCGGCCCTGCGCGCCCGCTTTGGAGACCACTGCTCGACGGCCCGCCCTGTCCTCGAAGCCCACGGGCGCGACGAGAGTGGGCTCGACTTCGCGCTTCCCGAGGCAGTGGTGTTCGCGCAGTCGGAAGAGGACGTGCTCAGCGCCCTGCAGCTCGCGCGTGAGCACGGCCTCGCGGTCGTGCCGTTCGCGGTCGGCAGCAGCCTCGAAGGGCAGGTGATCCCGGTGCGCGGCGGCCTCTCTCTCGACCTGAGCGGGATGAAGCGCATTGTCGCCATCGAGCCGGGCGGCTTTCAGGCGACGGTGCAGCCCGGCGTGACCTATCCCGAACTCAACCGGCTTCTGCGCTCCCACGGGCTCTTTTTCCCGGTCGATCCCGGCGCCGAGGCGAGTCTGGGCGGCATGGCGTCCACCAACGCGAGCGGCACCGGAGCCGTCAAGTACGGCACCACCCGCGACAACGTGCTGGAGATGCGGGTGGCCCTGATGGATGGGCGGGTGATCCGGGTGGGCAGCAAGGCGCGCAAGACGAGCGCGGGCTACGACCTCAAGCACCTCTTTATCGGCGCGGAGGGCACGCTCGGCGTCATCACCGAGCTGACGGTGCGGCTGTGGCCCCGGCCCGCCGAACTCGCCGTGCTGCGCTGCACCTTCGCCACCATCGCCGAGGCCGCCGCGTGCGCCGTGAGCGTCATGCACGCGGCCCTTGGCCCCGAGCGGCTCGAACTCCTCGACGAGGAGCAGCTGCGCGCCGTCAACCGGCACCGAGGCACGGCGTACCCCGAACGGCCCACCCTCTGGATCGAACTCGGTGCCTCCAGCCGCGCCGCACTGGATGGGGCGCTGGAGCTGTGCCGCGAACTCTGCCTCGATGCAGGGGGACAGACCCTGCACGCGGCCTTCAGCGAGGCCGAGCGGGCATCCATCTGGGAAGCGCGGCACCACGCCTACTACGCCCTGCGCGCCCTCTACCCGAACCACGCCAACCTCAGCACCGACCTCTGCGTGCCGCTGCACCGCCTGCCCGACGTGCTCGCCTTTACCCGGCGGCGCTGCGACGAGCGCGGGCTGCACGCCAGCTTCGTCGGGCACGTCGGAGACGGCAATTTCCACGTGCTGTTCCACGCCGCGCCGGACGACCACGCGGGCTGGGCCACCATTCACGAGGTCTACGGCGAGATGGTCACGGCGGCCCTCGAAGCCGGCGGCACCTGCACCGGCGAGCACGGCGTCGGGCTGCACAAGCGCGCGTACCTCGCCCAGGAGCGGCCCGACAGCCTGGAGCTGATGCGGGGAATTAAAGCGCTGCTCGACCCCGAGGGGCTGCTCAATCCCGGCAAGATTCTGTAG